The following are from one region of the Lynx canadensis isolate LIC74 chromosome D4, mLynCan4.pri.v2, whole genome shotgun sequence genome:
- the FBXW2 gene encoding F-box/WD repeat-containing protein 2 isoform X2: MERKDFETWLDNISVTFLSLTDLQKNETLDHLISLSGAVQLRHLSNNLETLLKRDFLKLLPLELSFYLLKWLDPQTLLTCCLVSKQWNKVISACTEVWQTACKNLGWQIDDSVQDALHWKKVYLKAILRMKQLEDHEAFETSSLIGHSARVYALYYKDGLLCTVFSVDYNDELDILVSGSADFTVKVWALSAGTCLNTLTGHTEWVTKVVLQKCKVKSLLHSPGDYILLSADKYEIKIWPIGREINCKCLKTLSVSEDRSICLQPRLHFDGKYIVCSSALGLYQWDFASYDILRVIKTPEIANLALLGFGDIFALLFDNRYLYIMDLRTESLISRWPLPEYRKSKRGSSFLAGEASWLNGLDGHNDTGLVFATSMPDHSIHLVLWKEHG; this comes from the exons ATGGAGAGAAAGGACTTTGAGACATGGCTTGATAACATTTctgttacatttctttctctgacggacttgcagaaaaatgaaactctgGATCACCTGATTAGTCTGAGTGGGGCAGTCCAGCTCAGGCATCTCTCCAATAACCTGGAGACTCTCCTCAAGCGGGACTTCCTCAAACTCCTTCCCCTGGagctcagtttttatttgttaaaatggcTCGATCCTCAGACTTTACTCACATGCTGCCTCGTCTCTAAACAGTGGAATAAGGTGATAAGTGCCTGTACAGAGGTGTGGCAGACTGCGTGTAAAAATTTGGGCTGGCAGATAGATGATTCTGTTCAGGACGCTTTGCACtggaagaaggtttatttgaaggCTATTTTGAGAATGAAGCAACTGGAGGACCATGAAGCCTTTGAGACCTCATCGTTAATTGGACACAGTGCCAGGGTGTATGCACTTTACTACAAGGATGGACTTCTCTGTACAG TGTTTAGTGTTGACTACAATGATGAACTGGATATCTTGGTGAGTGGCTCTGCAGACTTCACTGTGAAAGTATGGGCTTTATCTGCTGGGACGTGCCTGAACACGCTCACCGGGCACACGGAATGGGTCACCAAG GTGGTTTTGCAGAAGTGTAAAGTCAAGTCTCTTTTGCACAGCCCTGGAGACTACATACTCTTAAGTGCGGACAAATATGAGATCaag ATTTGGCCGATTGGGAGAGAAATTAACTGCAAGTGCTTGAAGACATTGTCTGTCTCTGAGGATAGGAGTATCTGCCTGCAGCCAAGACTTCATTTTGATGGCAAATACATTGTCTGTAGTTCAGCGCTGGGTCTCTACCAGTGGGACTTTGCCAGTTATGATATTCTCAG GGTCATCAAGACTCCTGAGATAGCAAACTTGGCCTTGCTTGGCTTTGGAGATATCTTTGCCCTGCTGTTTGACAACCGCTACCTGTATATCATGGACTTGCGGACAGAGAGCCTGATTAGCCGCTGGCCTCTGCCAGAGTACAGGAAATCAAAGAGAGGCTCAAGCTTCCTGGCGGGCGAAGCATCCTGGCTCAATGGACTGGATGGGCACAATGACACGGGCTTGGTCTTTGCCACCAGCATGCCTGACCACAGTATTCACCTGGTGTTGTGGAAGGAGCACGGCTGA
- the LOC115499591 gene encoding putative UDP-GlcNAc:betaGal beta-1,3-N-acetylglucosaminyltransferase LOC100288842 — MQVTFCRLRTHQWCFILFNVILFHALLFGADFVEEYFLHALPYVDMKALEIKEKARKLNTEPLRSNLSKYYILSQSELCKGKNIFLLSLIFSSPGNGTRRDLIRKTWGNVTSVQGHHILTLFALGMPVLVTTQQEIDKESHKNNDIIQGIFLDSAKNQTQKIITMTQWAVTFCPNALFILKVDEEMFVNVPSLVDYLLNLKDHLEDVYVGRVIHQDTPNRDPNSQEFVPFSEYPEKYYPDYCSGEAFIMSQDVARMMYVVFKEVPIMVPADVFVGICAKSIGLIPIHSSRFSGKRHIRYNRCCYKFIFTSSETTDIEMPLAWKEISSGKECTLFETYYGLISCKLLTYFDTLKRFHVGTIKNDGMYLSD, encoded by the exons ATGCAG GTGACATTCTGCAGACTTCGGACTCACCAGTGGTGTTTCATTCTATTTAATGTTATCCTGTTTCATGCTTTGCTTTTTGGGGCTGATTTTGTGGAAGAATACTTTCTGCATGCTTTGCCTTATGTGGATATGAAAGCTCTTGAAATTAAGGAGAAGGCAAGAAAATTGAACACGGAGCCCCTAAGAAGTAATCTTTCCAAGTATTACATCCTGAGCCAGTCGGAGCTGTGTAAagggaagaatatatttttactctCTCTTATCTTCAGTAGCCCGGGAAATGGAACAAGGCGGGACCTCATCAGGAAAACCTGGGGTAACGTGACCAGTGTTCAAGGGCACCACATTCTCACACTGTTTGCTTTGGGAATGCCCGTTTTGGTAACTACCCAGCAAGAAATAGACAAAGAGTCCCATAAGAATAATGATATAATTCAAGGAATCTTCTTGGACAGTGCTAAGAACCAAACCCAGAAAATCATCACGATGACGCAGTGGGCTGTGACTTTCTGCCCTAATGCCCTGTTCATTCTTAAGGTTGATGAAGAGATGTTTGTCAATGTCCCGAGCTTGGTAGACTATCTTCTTAATCTGAAAGATCACCTGGAGGATGTCTATGTAGGAAGAGTTATCCATCAAGATACACCCAACAGGGATCCTAATAGTCAAGAATTTGTCCCTTTCAGCGAGTACCCAGAAAAGTACTACCCAGATTACTGCAGTGGCGAGGCTTTTATTATGTCCCAAGATGTGGCTCGGATGATGTATGTGGTTTTCAAAGAAGTACCCATAATGGTTCCTGCTGATGTGTTTGTAGGAATCTGTGCAAAGTCTATTGGCCTTATACCCATCCACAGTTCAAGGTTTTCTGGAAAAAGGCACATCAGATACAACAGATGTTGCTATAAGTTCATTTTTACATCCTCAGAAACTACAGATATTGAAATGCCCCTGGCGTGGAAGGAAATTAGCAGTGGGAAAGAATGTACCCTGTTTGAGACTTACTACGGGCTCATTTCCTGCAAACTTCTGACATACTTTGACACCCTTAAACGTTTCCACGTGGGTACCATAAAAAATGATGGCATGTATTTGAgtgattag
- the FBXW2 gene encoding F-box/WD repeat-containing protein 2 isoform X1 yields MERKDFETWLDNISVTFLSLTDLQKNETLDHLISLSGAVQLRHLSNNLETLLKRDFLKLLPLELSFYLLKWLDPQTLLTCCLVSKQWNKVISACTEVWQTACKNLGWQIDDSVQDALHWKKVYLKAILRMKQLEDHEAFETSSLIGHSARVYALYYKDGLLCTGSDDLSAKLWDVSTGQCVYGIQTHTCAAVKFDEQKLVTGSFDNTVACWEWSSGARTQHFRGHTGAVFSVDYNDELDILVSGSADFTVKVWALSAGTCLNTLTGHTEWVTKVVLQKCKVKSLLHSPGDYILLSADKYEIKIWPIGREINCKCLKTLSVSEDRSICLQPRLHFDGKYIVCSSALGLYQWDFASYDILRVIKTPEIANLALLGFGDIFALLFDNRYLYIMDLRTESLISRWPLPEYRKSKRGSSFLAGEASWLNGLDGHNDTGLVFATSMPDHSIHLVLWKEHG; encoded by the exons ATGGAGAGAAAGGACTTTGAGACATGGCTTGATAACATTTctgttacatttctttctctgacggacttgcagaaaaatgaaactctgGATCACCTGATTAGTCTGAGTGGGGCAGTCCAGCTCAGGCATCTCTCCAATAACCTGGAGACTCTCCTCAAGCGGGACTTCCTCAAACTCCTTCCCCTGGagctcagtttttatttgttaaaatggcTCGATCCTCAGACTTTACTCACATGCTGCCTCGTCTCTAAACAGTGGAATAAGGTGATAAGTGCCTGTACAGAGGTGTGGCAGACTGCGTGTAAAAATTTGGGCTGGCAGATAGATGATTCTGTTCAGGACGCTTTGCACtggaagaaggtttatttgaaggCTATTTTGAGAATGAAGCAACTGGAGGACCATGAAGCCTTTGAGACCTCATCGTTAATTGGACACAGTGCCAGGGTGTATGCACTTTACTACAAGGATGGACTTCTCTGTACAG GGTCAGATGACTTGTCTGCAAAACTGTGGGATGTGAGCACAGGACAGTGCGTTTATGGCATCCAGACCCACACTTGTGCAGCAGTGAAATTTGATGAGCAGAAGCTTGTGACAGGCTCCTTTGACAACACTGTGGCCTGCTGGGAATGGAGTTCTGGAGCCAGGACCCAGCACTTCCGGGGGCACACAGGGGCGG TGTTTAGTGTTGACTACAATGATGAACTGGATATCTTGGTGAGTGGCTCTGCAGACTTCACTGTGAAAGTATGGGCTTTATCTGCTGGGACGTGCCTGAACACGCTCACCGGGCACACGGAATGGGTCACCAAG GTGGTTTTGCAGAAGTGTAAAGTCAAGTCTCTTTTGCACAGCCCTGGAGACTACATACTCTTAAGTGCGGACAAATATGAGATCaag ATTTGGCCGATTGGGAGAGAAATTAACTGCAAGTGCTTGAAGACATTGTCTGTCTCTGAGGATAGGAGTATCTGCCTGCAGCCAAGACTTCATTTTGATGGCAAATACATTGTCTGTAGTTCAGCGCTGGGTCTCTACCAGTGGGACTTTGCCAGTTATGATATTCTCAG GGTCATCAAGACTCCTGAGATAGCAAACTTGGCCTTGCTTGGCTTTGGAGATATCTTTGCCCTGCTGTTTGACAACCGCTACCTGTATATCATGGACTTGCGGACAGAGAGCCTGATTAGCCGCTGGCCTCTGCCAGAGTACAGGAAATCAAAGAGAGGCTCAAGCTTCCTGGCGGGCGAAGCATCCTGGCTCAATGGACTGGATGGGCACAATGACACGGGCTTGGTCTTTGCCACCAGCATGCCTGACCACAGTATTCACCTGGTGTTGTGGAAGGAGCACGGCTGA